One segment of Ancylothrix sp. D3o DNA contains the following:
- a CDS encoding RNA methyltransferase codes for MLTSRQNRLVKQIRKLHKPKGREETNLFLLEGTHLLEEACAVEYSLETVCATPQWIAEHPQLWDFATKHASLSQVVNDFVLQVLATTINPDGVVATAPRKTQDIESSNISGLIVALETIQDPGNLGTIIRTAAGAGAGGVWLSDDSADPEQPKVLRASAGTWFRLPIARKPNLTAELSDCRDNGFQIIATTASAKQTYWEIDYQKPTVILLGNEGAGLSDSVLNVATHQVKIPLNNGVESLNVAIAAAVILYEAQRQQHETAPTTPAV; via the coding sequence ATCCTCACCAGTCGCCAAAACCGTCTTGTTAAACAAATTCGCAAACTCCACAAACCGAAAGGACGCGAAGAAACGAATCTCTTTCTGCTGGAAGGAACCCATTTACTTGAGGAAGCCTGCGCTGTTGAGTATTCCCTCGAAACCGTCTGTGCTACCCCCCAATGGATTGCTGAGCATCCCCAACTTTGGGATTTTGCCACAAAACACGCCAGTCTGAGTCAAGTTGTAAATGATTTTGTTTTACAAGTGCTTGCAACGACGATTAACCCGGATGGAGTTGTAGCAACTGCGCCACGCAAAACTCAAGACATAGAAAGCTCAAATATCTCAGGTTTAATAGTTGCCCTAGAAACAATTCAAGATCCGGGGAATTTAGGGACAATTATTCGCACAGCAGCCGGTGCCGGTGCTGGGGGGGTATGGTTAAGTGATGATAGCGCTGATCCTGAACAACCGAAAGTTTTGCGAGCATCTGCCGGCACATGGTTTCGTTTACCCATTGCCAGAAAGCCGAATTTAACAGCCGAATTGAGCGACTGTCGGGATAACGGCTTCCAAATTATCGCCACCACCGCCAGCGCCAAACAAACGTACTGGGAAATTGACTATCAAAAACCCACTGTGATTTTACTGGGAAATGAAGGGGCCGGTTTATCTGACTCTGTGCTAAATGTAGCCACCCACCAAGTGAAAATTCCCCTCAATAACGGCGTAGAATCTTTAAACGTCGCCATTGCGGCGGCGGTGATTTTATATGAAGCCCAACGCCAGCAACACGAAACAGCCCCAACTACTCCAGCGGTTTAG
- a CDS encoding heavy metal-responsive transcriptional regulator translates to MLTGKITQEMTGQDQLLKIGEVAAITHLPVKTIRYYEEIGLLAPNVERSKSGYRLFKIEVINRLGFIKRAQSLGLSLSEIQEILNIYQNGELPCGEMKQHLLAKVDAINEQIAALEGLKQELQGLLGRWEEEPPADRISQTICPNIQL, encoded by the coding sequence ATGCTTACTGGCAAGATAACTCAGGAAATGACCGGCCAGGATCAATTGTTGAAGATTGGAGAAGTAGCAGCAATTACCCATTTGCCGGTTAAAACTATTCGGTATTATGAAGAAATCGGACTGCTCGCCCCTAATGTAGAGCGTTCCAAATCGGGATATCGCCTATTTAAAATTGAGGTGATTAACCGACTGGGATTTATTAAACGAGCCCAATCTTTAGGACTCAGCCTCAGCGAAATTCAAGAAATATTAAATATCTACCAAAATGGCGAATTACCCTGTGGCGAAATGAAGCAACATTTGCTGGCAAAAGTTGATGCAATTAACGAACAAATTGCGGCTTTAGAAGGTTTAAAACAAGAACTTCAAGGGTTACTGGGCCGGTGGGAAGAAGAACCGCCAGCAGATCGCATTTCTCAAACCATTTGCCCGAATATTCAACTGTAA
- a CDS encoding M48 family metallopeptidase translates to MDFFKQTLTGLKADHFRHPLDLEATNALKQLPGLDLVVRNLLGPVGEQFFYLENIASSVLVGEQQLPHLYHLLVEACQILDLEVPQLYVRQHPVPNAYTFAMRGRQPFIVMHTSLIDLLTDQEVQAVIAHELGHLKCDHGVYLTLANLLVLAAGQLPSLGGMLAQSLQAQLLEWVRCAEFTCDRSALLAVQDPKVVISLLMKLSGGSPSLAPKLNVDAFLAQARAYDEVDKSELGLLLKQAQTAGLTHPVPVLRAREIDRWASEKSYETLLQNRNFVYNTKSDDKGGWRNW, encoded by the coding sequence ATGGATTTCTTCAAACAAACGCTGACTGGTTTAAAGGCTGACCATTTCCGTCATCCGCTTGATTTGGAGGCAACGAATGCGCTTAAGCAGTTGCCTGGTTTGGATTTGGTGGTGCGGAATTTGCTGGGGCCGGTTGGGGAGCAGTTTTTCTATTTGGAGAATATTGCTTCTAGTGTTTTGGTGGGTGAGCAGCAGTTGCCGCATTTATATCATCTGCTGGTTGAGGCGTGCCAGATTTTGGATTTGGAGGTGCCGCAGTTATATGTGCGGCAGCATCCTGTTCCAAATGCTTATACGTTTGCGATGCGTGGCCGGCAGCCTTTTATTGTTATGCACACTTCTCTGATTGATTTGTTGACGGATCAGGAAGTCCAGGCGGTGATTGCCCATGAGTTGGGTCATTTGAAGTGTGATCACGGGGTGTATCTGACGCTGGCTAATTTGCTGGTGTTGGCTGCCGGTCAGTTGCCTTCACTTGGGGGGATGTTGGCTCAAAGTTTACAGGCTCAGCTTTTGGAGTGGGTGCGTTGTGCTGAGTTTACTTGTGACCGCTCGGCTCTGCTGGCGGTGCAAGACCCGAAGGTGGTGATTTCTCTGTTGATGAAGTTGTCGGGGGGATCTCCTTCTTTGGCTCCTAAGTTGAATGTGGATGCTTTTTTGGCTCAGGCGCGGGCTTATGATGAGGTTGATAAGTCGGAGTTGGGGCTGTTGCTTAAGCAGGCTCAGACGGCTGGGTTGACTCATCCGGTGCCGGTGTTGCGGGCCAGGGAAATTGATCGCTGGGCGTCGGAAAAAAGTTATGAAACCCTATTGCAAAATAGAAATTTTGTGTATAATACTAAAAGCGACGACAAGGGCGGGTGGCGAAACTGGTAG
- the trpC gene encoding indole-3-glycerol phosphate synthase TrpC: MQIRRRPPNPAVSVSILRYQVKMADSEPQNILEEIVWHKETEVTQMRERLPLMELQYQAKNAPLPRDFLAALKEGKTQPALIAEVKKASPSKGVLREDFEPVDIAKAYEKAGASCISVLTDEKFFQGSFQNLRRIRQSVDLPLLCKDFVIYPYQIYLARVNGADAVLLIAAILSDKDLQYFLKIVKALGMTALIEVHSLEELDRVLAIDGVNLIGINNRNLGNFSVDLQTTEDLLQKHGSLLQERGILVVSESGLHNNSDLQRVRAAGAGAVLIGESLVKQPDPGAAISALFQDSNL, from the coding sequence ATGCAAATTCGTCGTCGTCCTCCAAATCCTGCTGTTTCTGTGAGCATTTTGCGTTATCAAGTAAAAATGGCGGATTCTGAACCGCAAAATATTCTCGAAGAAATTGTCTGGCATAAGGAAACAGAAGTTACGCAAATGCGCGAGCGTTTGCCGTTGATGGAACTGCAATATCAAGCTAAAAATGCACCGCTACCCCGCGATTTTTTGGCGGCTTTAAAAGAAGGTAAAACTCAACCGGCTTTGATTGCTGAGGTAAAAAAGGCTTCTCCAAGTAAGGGAGTTTTGCGCGAAGATTTTGAGCCGGTGGATATTGCCAAGGCTTATGAAAAAGCCGGTGCAAGTTGTATTTCTGTGTTAACAGATGAGAAGTTTTTTCAAGGCAGTTTTCAAAATCTTCGCCGTATTCGGCAATCGGTGGATCTGCCTTTGTTGTGTAAGGATTTTGTGATTTATCCCTATCAAATTTATCTGGCTCGTGTTAATGGTGCTGATGCGGTGCTTTTAATTGCGGCAATTTTATCTGACAAAGACTTACAATATTTTTTGAAAATTGTCAAGGCTTTGGGGATGACGGCTTTGATCGAAGTTCATAGTTTAGAAGAACTGGATCGGGTTCTGGCAATTGATGGGGTAAATTTGATAGGGATAAATAACCGGAATTTGGGTAATTTTTCGGTAGATTTACAAACAACTGAGGATTTGTTGCAAAAGCACGGTAGTCTGCTGCAAGAGCGGGGTATTCTGGTAGTGAGTGAGTCAGGGTTACACAACAATTCTGATTTACAACGAGTTAGGGCTGCTGGTGCCGGTGCTGTGTTGATAGGCGAATCCTTGGTAAAACAACCCGATCCGGGTGCAGCAATCTCTGCTTTGTTCCAAGACTCAAATCTTTAA
- a CDS encoding WD40 repeat domain-containing protein — translation MKGIYTFIFWAILGVTISFMGALFVTPSLGKSRVIETSQSDVFSQGWANPELVYTLKGHKGTVETLAFSPDGELLISGGGSMDGKIRVWNLKEEGDNIRTVKAHTNRVLTVAFAGDNETFASGSDDAMLNIWNRHKDEPNRIFLKPATNVMSLAISPNVQTLVSGGLDGVKFWDLRTRRPLKELLRYETIYSVAISYDGRFLASGDKDGNIKLWDFYTADLLKTIKAHGGAVNVVVFTPDGEKLITGSYDSFIKIWDVKTGDLLKTLAGHPSQVNALAINLDGVTLASAGFDGIRIWNLNSGELVGKFLGHTDWVQSLAFSPDGMLLASGGFDRLVKVWKAGAVLEEPVISNRNFFNRR, via the coding sequence ATGAAAGGAATTTATACATTTATTTTTTGGGCAATATTGGGGGTGACAATAAGTTTTATGGGTGCTCTATTTGTGACACCCTCCCTAGGAAAATCAAGGGTGATTGAGACATCACAAAGCGATGTGTTTAGTCAAGGTTGGGCAAATCCTGAATTAGTGTACACGCTTAAAGGTCATAAAGGAACAGTAGAAACCCTCGCTTTTAGTCCTGATGGAGAACTTTTAATTAGTGGTGGGGGAAGTATGGATGGAAAGATTAGAGTTTGGAATCTCAAGGAGGAGGGAGATAATATTCGGACGGTGAAAGCACATACAAATAGAGTTTTGACGGTGGCTTTTGCTGGGGATAATGAGACATTTGCGAGTGGTAGTGATGATGCAATGTTGAATATTTGGAACCGGCATAAAGATGAACCAAATCGAATTTTTTTGAAACCGGCCACAAATGTGATGTCTTTAGCAATTAGTCCCAATGTCCAAACATTGGTAAGTGGGGGTTTGGATGGGGTAAAATTTTGGGATTTACGAACTCGCCGGCCTTTGAAAGAATTATTACGGTATGAAACTATTTACTCAGTTGCTATTAGTTATGATGGGCGTTTTTTAGCAAGTGGTGATAAGGATGGAAACATAAAATTATGGGATTTTTATACAGCAGATTTATTGAAAACAATTAAGGCTCATGGGGGTGCAGTAAATGTGGTGGTTTTTACTCCTGATGGGGAAAAGTTAATTACGGGTAGTTATGACAGTTTTATTAAAATTTGGGATGTAAAAACCGGCGATTTATTGAAAACTTTAGCCGGTCATCCTTCACAGGTAAATGCGTTAGCAATAAACCTGGATGGGGTAACTTTGGCAAGTGCCGGTTTTGATGGAATTAGAATTTGGAATTTAAATTCTGGTGAGTTGGTAGGAAAGTTTTTAGGACATACCGACTGGGTGCAATCTTTGGCCTTTAGTCCTGATGGAATGCTATTAGCAAGTGGGGGGTTTGATCGGTTGGTGAAAGTGTGGAAAGCGGGTGCGGTTTTGGAGGAGCCGGTGATTAGCAATAGGAATTTTTTTAACCGCAGATGA
- a CDS encoding DUF721 domain-containing protein, translated as MSFESIDGVVRFLARQPHLQPSGEFEAVLRCWPQVIGEAALAHTRPLEIERSVLKVATSSPVWANQLLFKRRSILLQLNDLLGLSLLDIRFSAGSWHRSKQPVFESPNQLTLWQEHPCRVEPKPCDPLPPAQDARTAFLRWAELVRSRSEGLPVCEGCGCFAPSGELQRWGVCAVCAAKTWSAPPEQLD; from the coding sequence ATGAGTTTTGAATCTATCGATGGCGTTGTACGGTTTTTGGCTCGTCAGCCTCATTTGCAGCCTTCTGGGGAGTTTGAGGCGGTGTTGAGGTGTTGGCCACAGGTGATTGGGGAGGCGGCTTTAGCTCATACTCGTCCTTTGGAAATTGAGCGCTCTGTGTTAAAGGTTGCCACTTCGAGTCCGGTTTGGGCAAATCAGCTTTTGTTTAAGCGGCGCTCTATTTTGTTGCAGTTAAATGATCTTCTTGGTTTAAGTTTGTTGGATATTCGCTTTTCTGCCGGTTCTTGGCACCGCTCAAAGCAGCCTGTTTTTGAATCTCCAAACCAATTGACTTTATGGCAAGAGCATCCTTGTCGGGTTGAGCCGAAACCGTGTGATCCTTTACCTCCTGCTCAGGATGCTCGAACGGCTTTTCTTCGTTGGGCTGAGTTGGTTCGCTCTCGTTCGGAGGGTTTGCCGGTTTGTGAAGGCTGTGGCTGTTTTGCTCCTTCGGGGGAACTTCAACGCTGGGGTGTTTGTGCTGTTTGTGCCGCTAAAACTTGGTCGGCTCCTCCTGAACAGTTGGATTAA
- a CDS encoding DEAD/DEAH box helicase, whose protein sequence is MAVGIEDQGRKFITTEPINPSEQTGYQKVWDVVKTAFSERHCIAYWRYPIFAKAGEIRKEPDILIADKELGLTVIEIIPATIDQISEVNENIWRFQNYSVPESTPNQQAENQAYAMLGYCDREAPIRRKITGRAIIALPQVSEEEWQQKGFDKIANLPTIIFQNHLTKNGLLERLHQAKTLVAGETLDDKQWEILLAVISGTPVLRKPPRTVATKTDKKSRASIVATLQEKLYELDYQQENIGKTIPPGFQRMRGIAGSGKTVLLCQKAAHIHLKHPDWDIALVFFTRTLYDMMTGLVDRWLKRFSNGDVTYEQAKSKLRILHAWGAKDHPGLYSTICEHHNIRRKTASDSAERQPNRGLTDVCKRLLEEIEIEPIFDAILIDEGQDLVAEDDLKYQDKQAIYWLAYKALKPADPQNPEQKRLIWAYDEAQSLDNLKIPTAKELFGENLSELLSKGALYSGGIKKSEVMRRCYRVPGQILTAAHAIGMGLLRSEGMLTGITRADDWRSIGYEVTGKFLPGQKIILHRPPQNSPNPVPELWEKPVLEFETYPSRQEEMKALADKIMHNLVEDDLKPSRDILIIILGSINDAIELENQVAGFLIDQNIDIYIPTALGLNELNPQWPDHNPDKFWMEGGITVSRVTRAKGNEADMVYVVGLDNVARNESDVNLRNQLFVALTRARGWVNLSGVGHYPMYEEMQRVIDSGETFTFTYKRPLKRAISETE, encoded by the coding sequence ATGGCGGTAGGAATAGAAGATCAGGGACGCAAATTTATCACCACCGAACCCATTAATCCGAGCGAACAAACAGGATATCAAAAAGTCTGGGATGTCGTAAAAACAGCTTTTTCTGAAAGACATTGTATTGCCTACTGGCGCTATCCCATCTTTGCCAAAGCCGGCGAAATTCGCAAAGAACCCGATATTTTAATCGCCGACAAAGAACTAGGTTTAACAGTAATAGAAATCATCCCCGCCACCATCGATCAAATCAGCGAAGTTAACGAAAACATCTGGCGATTTCAAAACTATTCCGTACCCGAATCAACGCCCAATCAACAAGCAGAAAATCAAGCTTATGCCATGTTGGGATATTGTGACCGCGAAGCACCCATCCGTCGTAAAATAACCGGACGCGCAATTATTGCTTTACCCCAGGTTTCTGAGGAAGAATGGCAACAAAAAGGTTTTGATAAAATTGCCAATTTACCGACAATTATCTTTCAAAATCATTTAACTAAAAATGGTTTGCTCGAACGCCTCCACCAAGCAAAAACTCTAGTTGCCGGTGAAACTTTGGATGATAAACAATGGGAAATTTTGTTAGCCGTGATTAGTGGAACGCCGGTATTAAGAAAACCTCCCCGTACCGTTGCCACCAAAACTGATAAAAAAAGCCGAGCCAGCATCGTTGCAACCTTACAAGAAAAACTCTACGAATTAGATTACCAACAAGAAAACATCGGTAAAACAATCCCCCCTGGTTTTCAAAGAATGCGGGGAATTGCCGGCTCTGGAAAAACCGTTTTACTCTGCCAAAAAGCCGCCCATATCCACCTTAAACATCCCGACTGGGATATAGCTTTAGTGTTTTTTACCCGCACCCTTTATGATATGATGACCGGCTTAGTAGACCGCTGGTTAAAACGCTTCAGCAATGGCGATGTAACCTACGAACAAGCCAAATCAAAATTGCGAATTCTTCACGCTTGGGGTGCAAAAGATCACCCTGGACTTTATAGCACAATTTGTGAACATCATAACATCCGCCGCAAAACAGCCAGTGATAGCGCAGAAAGACAACCCAACCGAGGTTTAACTGATGTTTGTAAAAGGTTATTAGAAGAAATCGAAATCGAGCCAATATTTGATGCCATTTTGATTGACGAAGGACAAGATTTAGTTGCCGAAGATGACCTAAAATATCAAGATAAACAAGCAATTTACTGGTTAGCTTACAAAGCCTTAAAACCGGCAGATCCGCAAAACCCCGAACAAAAGCGCTTAATTTGGGCCTATGATGAAGCCCAAAGTTTAGATAACCTAAAAATACCCACAGCCAAAGAATTATTCGGCGAAAACCTCAGCGAACTCTTAAGCAAAGGAGCGCTTTATAGTGGCGGAATTAAAAAATCAGAAGTCATGCGTCGTTGCTATCGCGTACCGGGGCAAATATTGACCGCTGCTCATGCAATTGGTATGGGATTATTACGCTCTGAAGGAATGCTCACCGGCATTACTCGTGCAGATGATTGGCGTTCCATTGGCTATGAAGTCACCGGCAAATTTTTACCTGGTCAAAAAATTATACTACACCGGCCTCCCCAAAACTCCCCTAACCCAGTCCCCGAACTTTGGGAAAAGCCGGTTTTAGAATTTGAAACCTACCCATCTCGCCAAGAAGAAATGAAAGCATTAGCTGATAAAATCATGCACAACTTGGTAGAAGATGACCTCAAACCAAGCCGAGATATCTTAATTATAATTCTCGGTTCTATCAATGATGCAATAGAATTAGAAAACCAAGTTGCCGGCTTTTTAATTGACCAAAACATCGATATTTACATACCTACTGCTTTAGGGTTAAATGAATTAAACCCCCAATGGCCGGATCATAACCCTGATAAATTTTGGATGGAAGGCGGAATAACTGTTTCTCGGGTCACTCGTGCTAAGGGAAATGAAGCTGATATGGTGTATGTTGTCGGGTTAGATAATGTTGCCAGAAATGAAAGCGATGTTAACCTCCGAAATCAACTATTTGTGGCTTTAACAAGGGCTCGCGGTTGGGTAAATTTAAGTGGCGTTGGTCATTATCCGATGTATGAAGAAATGCAGCGCGTTATTGACAGCGGAGAAACGTTTACTTTTACTTACAAACGGCCTTTAAAACGCGCTATTTCTGAAACAGAATAA
- the murA gene encoding UDP-N-acetylglucosamine 1-carboxyvinyltransferase, with amino-acid sequence MRLEGKAITASVNLTGNHASPDEADKQVLHIWGRQPLAGHVKVSGAKNAALVVMTGALLCSGDCRLRNVPVLADVKRMGQILSALGVKLTQNGDVLDLNARDISTSEAPYELVSQLRASFFAIGPLLARLGVAKIPLPGGCAIGARPVELHVRGLQAMGADVQIDHGIVNAYVTGPNRRLKGAKIYLDYPSVGATETLMMAATLADGETTIENAAQEPEVLDLANFCNSMGAKITGAGTKTITISGVEQLHSTDYSIIPDRIEAGTFLVAGAITRGDIIVGPVIPDHLTAVIAKLRAIGAKVTAEGTNQLRIVGAPQHTGTDIETLPYPGFPTDMQAQFMALLTLSEGNSVISETVFENRLRHVAELNRMGADIRVKGNHAIIRGVPFLSGAPVVATDLRASAALVLAGLAAQGKTTIQQLQHLDRGYESLEDKLRGLGAKLVRSLADAEPDASLVSQAIAVQSTLN; translated from the coding sequence ATGAGATTGGAGGGTAAGGCTATTACTGCTTCTGTAAATTTGACAGGTAATCACGCTTCCCCCGATGAAGCAGACAAACAAGTTCTGCACATTTGGGGCCGACAACCGTTGGCGGGCCATGTGAAAGTCAGCGGTGCAAAAAACGCAGCTTTGGTGGTGATGACAGGTGCTTTGTTATGTTCGGGAGATTGCCGTCTTCGCAATGTGCCGGTGTTGGCAGATGTGAAGCGGATGGGACAGATTTTGTCGGCCTTGGGGGTCAAATTAACCCAAAATGGCGATGTTTTAGACCTCAATGCCAGGGATATTTCTACCTCGGAGGCTCCCTATGAGTTGGTAAGCCAGTTACGGGCCAGCTTTTTTGCGATTGGGCCTTTGTTGGCGCGGTTGGGGGTGGCGAAAATTCCTTTGCCAGGGGGATGTGCTATTGGTGCAAGGCCGGTGGAGTTGCACGTCCGAGGTTTACAGGCGATGGGTGCGGATGTTCAGATTGATCATGGGATTGTTAATGCTTATGTCACCGGCCCAAATCGGCGTTTAAAAGGTGCGAAAATTTATTTGGATTATCCCAGCGTTGGGGCAACGGAAACGTTGATGATGGCGGCGACGCTGGCGGATGGTGAAACGACAATTGAAAATGCGGCCCAGGAACCGGAAGTTTTGGATCTGGCGAATTTTTGTAACTCGATGGGGGCAAAAATTACGGGTGCCGGGACGAAAACTATTACGATTTCTGGAGTTGAGCAGTTGCACTCGACTGATTACAGTATTATTCCAGACCGTATTGAGGCCGGCACATTTTTGGTGGCTGGGGCAATTACTCGCGGTGATATTATTGTTGGGCCGGTGATTCCAGATCATTTGACGGCGGTGATTGCTAAGTTACGAGCGATTGGCGCTAAGGTAACGGCTGAGGGAACGAATCAGTTACGGATTGTTGGTGCGCCTCAGCATACGGGAACGGATATTGAGACTTTGCCTTATCCTGGGTTCCCGACGGATATGCAGGCTCAGTTTATGGCTTTGCTGACTTTGAGTGAGGGTAATAGTGTGATTAGCGAAACGGTGTTTGAAAACCGTTTGCGTCATGTGGCCGAACTTAACCGCATGGGTGCTGATATTCGGGTTAAGGGTAATCATGCGATTATTCGCGGTGTGCCGTTTTTGTCGGGGGCGCCGGTGGTGGCGACGGACTTGCGTGCTTCGGCGGCGCTGGTTTTGGCCGGTTTGGCTGCTCAAGGCAAGACGACGATCCAGCAGTTGCAACACTTAGACCGAGGTTACGAGAGTTTGGAAGATAAGTTACGCGGTTTGGGTGCTAAGTTGGTGCGGAGTTTGGCGGATGCTGAACCAGACGCGAGCTTGGTTTCTCAGGCAATAGCGGTGCAATCAACACTAAACTAA
- the menB gene encoding 1,4-dihydroxy-2-naphthoyl-CoA synthase, whose amino-acid sequence MTINWQTAKTYEDILYEKADGIAKITINRPQVRNAFRPKTIVEMYDAFCDAREDTRIGVVLLTGKGPHTDGKYAFCAGGDQSVRGKAGYIDEAGTPRLNVLDLQRLIRSMPKVVIALIAGYAIGGGHVLHIICDLSIAADNAIFGQTGPKVGSFDGGFGASYLARIVGQKKAREIWYLCRQYNAQQALEMGLINTIVPVEQLEQEGINWAKEILEKSPIAIRCLKAAFNADCDGQAGLQELAGNATLLYYMTEEGAEGKQAFLEKRPPNFGQYPWLP is encoded by the coding sequence ATGACAATCAACTGGCAAACCGCCAAAACCTACGAAGACATCCTCTACGAAAAAGCCGACGGCATCGCCAAAATCACCATCAACCGGCCCCAAGTTCGTAACGCCTTCCGTCCCAAAACCATCGTCGAAATGTATGACGCCTTCTGTGACGCCCGCGAAGACACCCGCATCGGAGTAGTATTACTCACCGGCAAGGGCCCCCATACAGACGGCAAATACGCCTTTTGTGCCGGTGGCGACCAAAGCGTGCGCGGCAAAGCCGGCTATATAGACGAAGCCGGCACCCCCCGCCTCAACGTCCTCGACTTACAACGCCTCATACGGTCTATGCCCAAAGTCGTCATCGCCCTCATAGCGGGGTATGCCATTGGAGGCGGGCACGTCCTCCACATAATCTGTGACCTCAGCATAGCCGCAGATAACGCCATTTTTGGACAAACCGGCCCCAAAGTTGGCAGTTTTGACGGCGGTTTTGGCGCCAGCTACCTTGCTCGCATAGTGGGCCAAAAAAAAGCCCGTGAAATTTGGTATTTGTGCCGGCAATATAACGCCCAACAAGCCTTAGAAATGGGACTCATTAACACCATCGTGCCGGTCGAACAACTCGAACAAGAAGGCATTAACTGGGCCAAAGAAATACTCGAAAAAAGCCCCATCGCCATTCGCTGCCTCAAAGCCGCCTTTAATGCCGACTGTGACGGACAAGCCGGCCTCCAAGAATTAGCAGGGAACGCCACACTCCTTTATTACATGACAGAAGAAGGAGCAGAAGGCAAACAAGCCTTCCTTGAAAAACGCCCTCCCAACTTTGGCCAGTATCCCTGGTTGCCCTAA
- the lpdA gene encoding dihydrolipoyl dehydrogenase, whose amino-acid sequence MSVGFDYDLAIIGAGVGGHGAAIHAKSCGLKVAIVEAAEMGGTCINRGCIPSKALLAAAGRVRELRDEHHLKNLGIQLGEVSFERSAIADHANNIVSKIRADMTNSLKRLGIDVFQGWGRVAGKQKISIDTDNGEKTITARDIILAPGSVPWVPNGVEVDGKTVFTSDAAIKLESLPQWIAIIGSGYIGLEFADIYTALGSEITMIEALDQLMPTFDPDIAKQAQRVLIAPRDIETRTGVLAAKVTPGSPVRIELADMKTKEVVEVLEVDACLVATGRIPATKDLGLEKVGVETDRRGFIPVNDDLQILASGEPVSNLWAIGDATGKMMLAHAASAQGIAVVETICGRHRQVDYRSIPAAAFTHPEISFVGLTQPAAEELGKTEGFKVAVARSYFKGNSKAIAEGETEGLAKVIYREDTGELLGVHILGIHAADLIQEAANAMAKRESVHDLAFFVHTHPTLSEVLDEAYKRAIANH is encoded by the coding sequence GTGTCAGTTGGATTTGATTACGATTTAGCAATTATCGGTGCCGGTGTTGGCGGACACGGTGCCGCCATCCACGCCAAAAGTTGCGGTTTGAAAGTAGCTATTGTTGAAGCCGCCGAAATGGGTGGAACCTGTATTAATCGCGGCTGTATCCCCTCAAAAGCCCTTCTGGCAGCAGCCGGTCGTGTCCGTGAGTTGCGCGACGAACATCACCTCAAAAATCTGGGCATCCAGTTAGGCGAAGTCAGCTTTGAGCGTAGCGCCATCGCCGATCATGCCAACAATATTGTTAGCAAAATTCGCGCAGACATGACCAACAGCCTCAAGCGTCTTGGCATTGATGTGTTTCAAGGCTGGGGTAGAGTGGCCGGTAAACAAAAAATCAGCATTGATACGGATAACGGCGAAAAAACCATCACCGCCCGCGATATTATCTTAGCCCCCGGTTCAGTTCCCTGGGTACCCAACGGCGTAGAAGTTGACGGCAAAACAGTTTTTACCAGCGATGCAGCTATTAAGTTAGAATCGTTACCCCAATGGATTGCTATTATTGGTAGTGGTTATATTGGCTTAGAATTTGCTGATATTTATACCGCTTTGGGTTCAGAAATTACGATGATCGAAGCCCTCGATCAATTGATGCCTACTTTTGATCCTGATATTGCCAAACAAGCCCAAAGAGTTTTAATTGCCCCCCGTGATATTGAAACTCGCACAGGTGTTTTAGCTGCCAAAGTTACCCCCGGCTCGCCGGTGAGAATTGAACTGGCAGACATGAAAACAAAAGAAGTGGTCGAAGTTTTAGAAGTTGATGCTTGTTTAGTTGCTACCGGTCGTATTCCAGCTACTAAAGATTTAGGATTAGAAAAAGTAGGTGTGGAAACAGACCGGCGTGGGTTTATTCCTGTCAATGATGACTTACAAATTTTAGCAAGTGGTGAGCCGGTTTCTAATCTTTGGGCAATTGGTGATGCTACCGGCAAAATGATGCTGGCACACGCCGCTTCTGCACAAGGTATTGCTGTGGTAGAGACCATTTGTGGACGTCACCGGCAAGTTGATTATCGCTCAATTCCCGCCGCAGCTTTCACCCATCCAGAAATTAGTTTTGTTGGCTTAACTCAACCGGCTGCCGAAGAATTAGGCAAAACTGAAGGTTTCAAAGTTGCAGTTGCTCGCAGTTATTTTAAAGGCAATTCTAAAGCAATTGCTGAAGGCGAAACCGAAGGACTTGCTAAAGTTATCTACCGGGAAGATACAGGAGAACTTTTAGGAGTTCATATTTTAGGAATTCACGCGGCTGATTTAATTCAAGAAGCCGCAAATGCAATGGCAAAACGCGAATCTGTCCATGATTTAGCTTTCTTTGTCCACACTCACCCCACCCTTTCGGAAGTGTTGGATGAAGCTTATAAACGTGCCATCGCTAATCATTAA